agcattatattgtagtaagtctcaaagaaacttgttaaatttcaaagacattcgtcaaaatggttatcatattgagactacaaatgatgaaaataatgaatatttttatattattacaaTAATATCAAGCAaaaagtttatacttgaaaaattACCCATTCTTTCatccggcttatacttcacaagtattagcatggttgaaacacatgTCATATTTggtttactaactcaaatgattttattatttggcatgaccggttgggtcATCCCGattctaatatgatgcgcaaaataattgagagttcaaatggacactctttgaagaaccaaaaaaattcttcaatttaaagaattctcttgtgctacatgttctcaaggcaaattgattactagaccatcagtaatcaaagtgggCATTGAATCCTTAAtatttctggaacgtatacagggtgatatatgtgggcccaTTCACCATCAtatggaccatttaaatattatatggttttaatagatgcatctacaagatggtcacatgtatGCTTATTATCAAATCATAATATGGcatttgcgagattacttgctcaaataattaagttaagagcacaatgatgtgaattttagcacttaaagcccatccaaacgggcacTAAATCTCATATCTCAACTGCTAATGCTTCAATTCGAGTTGATGTACCAGTAGgacaattaattaatgcaaatgTGCCTAAATCACATTTAAAATGTGGTAGACCGATCGgtttcaaagataaaaatcctcgaaaaagaaaATGAGCAAACAATCAAGATGGTCAATGATATGATGGAACCTGTTCATGGTCATGATATGACGGAACTTGCTCAAGAAGAGCGAGGAGACGTAACAATTGATAAGACCTTGGAAGAGGTTAAGGCGtctgaaaatgataaagaaattccgataaattatgtctcatcaaaaaaaatattgaaccaaaataatgtaattgtcgaCAACCGAGAAAGCACTTGATCATATCATGATCTAATTTGTAAGCCTACTTGGGTCTTGatagttttgcttataatgttgctatgAAAATAATGCAACAACATGAGGattttgaaccaaaatctgtcgataaTGTAGACAGatgaatgattggccaaaatggaaagatgcaattcaagttgaattagttTCGCTTGAAAAACGCAAAGTTTTCAGATCGATAGTCTgaacacctgaaggtataaaaTTAGTGGGGTACAAATGAATCTTTGTGcgaaaaagaaatgagaaaaatgaagtcgtaagatataaagcacgacttgtggcACAAGAATTTTCGCAAAGACCCGGCATTGATTATATGGAAATATATTCTCCTATGATGGATACaatcactttcaggtatcttataaatctAGCAGTTCATGAGAATTTTGACATGCATTTGATGAATGTCGTTAtagcctatttatatggttctctggataacgatatttttatgaaaattcttgAATGATTTAAAATGcttgaaatatataaagattcttgggaaacttgttcaataaaacttcaaaaatccttatACGGGCTGAAACAATCCgtgcgaatgtggtacaatcgtcttagcgagtatttactaaaaaaagaatataaaaatgatccaattttccCTTGtatctttatgaaaaggtctggatctgaatttataataatagtagtatatgttgatgatttgaatattatcagAACTCCTGAAAAACTTTCAAAAGCAGTAAAATGTCTTAAaagagaatttgaaatgaaagacaaaattttgtcttggtctacaaattaaaCATTTTGCAAATGGGATATtatccatcaatcaacatatatagaaaatattttaaagaaattttacatggataaagcacacccactgagtacccaatggttgtgagatctcttgatattaataaagatccattttgacctcatgaaaatgatgaagaacttgttggtgctgaaataccataccttagtgaattggtgcattaatgtatcatGCCAACAATTCTAAACCATATATAACTTTCTCAGTAAACtagttagcaagatttagttcttctccaacATAAGACACtgaaatggaattaagcatatattcagatacctcggagggaccattgatatgggattgttttactcaaataaaTCCAcatcacaattgattggttacaCAGTTatgggatatttgtctgatccccataaaggtcgatcgtagacaggctatttatttacatgtggtggtacaactatatcatggcgttcaacaaaacaaactatggttgccacttcctcaaatcatgcagagataatagccatccatgaagcaagtcgagaatgcgtttggttaagatcaataactcaacacattcaagaaacatgtgacctttctttgaaaatagacgttccaacaatattgtatgaagacaatacTGCATGTATATCTCaattgaagggaggatacatcaaaggagacagaacaaaacatatttcaccaaattgtttttactcatgatcttcaaaagaaaggtgaaatagatgtccaacaagttcATTCAAAtgacaatttagcagatatgtttaccaaggcattcccgacttcaacctttgagaaaatgagatataaaattaaaatgcgtcgtcttcgagatattaagtgatgttttcaccagagggagtaaaatacgcgttgtactcttttttcccttaaccaaggttttgtcccactgggttttcctgataaggtttttaatgaggcagcactcaaggcgtattaccagatgtgtgtactttttttccttcactaggctttttcccactggttttttctagtaaggtttcaACGatgcacaacatctatgggtaTTTagaataagtatatatatttgtactttcactaaaatttatttttctttcacatggacatccaaggggaagtgttgtaaaataataaaagtatGAATGTCGTTTTCGTCCCTTTTCCCCTACCCACTATTTCCTTCTAAccccttttctcttttttctcctAATTGTTCTCTTTTGTCAATGATGGTGTGATGATAGTTGCTTTGTCATGGCTATACATAGACAATGTTTGATgcaaagatatatatatataaatcattaTTCTCTCAAttgtctctctttctcttattatctctcttattaatttgctaagttaatttcttttataacaCACCACACATTTTTGAGAGCGTGAAAAGAATAAACAAAGGATATATGTCCTCTTCTTTTCgcttcttctcttttttaagTATAATGGCTCTCCGACAAATGGGCAAATCAGATTAGATTTGTGCGGATTGGAAATAGATTAAGCTAAAATGTATTGGATTGTAAGTCATCCATATGAATATGGGTAAAAATAAATTTGGTCAAATTTAAATTGGGTAAAATGGCCATACCcatttttatcctttttcattttttatttagttcttctcttcttcaagttttttttttccctttttctatTTTGCTTCATTTTACCTGAAAAATATCgtgtttttaaaatatattttactttaaaatatattttaaaagtaaaatatattttaaaagtatttttatgaattatgataagataaatgcattattttttattgatgtTTTTGTGAAATTCAAACATAAAAActgttatttttaatttaaaaacgAGAAGTCAATTTTTTGCAAAATAGAatcattttctaatttttttggaaaaaaatagacCTTGAAAGGTcagttttgcaaaaaaaaaaaaaaaaaaaaaaaaaggaatctgTGGTTGGTTTGcatttttctagtttttggCATTAAAAAAATCGGTTGgtttgttttcaattttttgcgAAAAAAATTTGACCTCTGAgggttctttttttaaaaaaaacaaaatactaTATAAAATTCCGACCTTACGAGATCAGTATTTTTGACCTGTTTTGAGGCTGATTTTAGCCCTTTTAATAATGGTGGAGGTTAGTATATCGAGCTGCCTTTTTTTAATTTCAGGATCTCTATATAAAAGCAATTCTAacacaaaaaagaaattaataaaacATAACTACTGCCATGGTGGAATGGAattgacaaaaaataatatttaggaGGAGGTAAAAAAAACCTTCAATTTAGTGTTGTAACTGAAGcgcaaaaaaatgaaaagaaaaatcatggcaagagaaaaaaaaaaagtaaatagaaACTAACCCGAAAGCAAAGAAGAGCAAAAttgcattttttaaaaattgataagaGAATATCCATTTTGAGTAATTGACTAAACATATTTAACgttcaattaattaaaatatatattttaaattttttttatagaaatatattatatttgagttgatttactgataaaaatattttatatttgtccATATTTTTTATAGGTTAACAATAGATTAAAGTTACTCattgaaatataaataaaaataaaatatgttgaTTTAGATATGGGCTGAAATTGCCAACTCGACTCCACCATAGCCATTACCTCTGAAACACTAAGGTCGTTCAAAATCAAATCGAAATTGATAAATCAAAACCACAAAATATTATTGGTTTATCAATAATAGTTATTAATTTAGTGATTTTGataatagttttaatttttttaattatcgaAGTATCGATTCTTAATGGCTTGagattttttcttaaagaattAACCGATAACGCGAtagtaaattaaataattatatttataccatttgatatataaagtctttgacttagagtttagtttcatattttatttttggttacCTCAAACTCCCGGTTATCCTACAATATGACAGTGTTTGTTAtttctaaataatttttaataatttttctagTCAAATCTTAATAGTTAAACCAAacagataaatattttaataattctaTAAAAAGATTATCATGTCTATAAATCGATAACCGATAAATTAAATTGATAAACTTCAAAACTAAACCGACTGATATACAACCCTACCCTAAATAACACTCTTTCGGCATTCAACTCCGATGGCAACATTTCTCCTCCCTGACATTTTCTCTAATAACGATTTCCTTTCTATTTTTCTACCATTTAAGGATATCAAATCATACCAAAGCATGATAAATTAACGCAAAATAACAGTACAAGAAATAGAAGCACCTTGTGTTAAGGAGTTAAATTAAAGCTGTGCATAGAGGAACTAGGATTTAGTTGAAGAATATTATGGAGTAGGAAAGGCAGGGAAAGAATGTGCAGAACAAACGTTAAGGGCAGTAGGTTTTTGGTACTAATATGGGTCATTTGACTAACTTCGTTCAAAACTCAACATTACCATGTCATCTCTTATAGAATTGACAAACTCCAAATCTTCAACACAAGGTATGAAAGTAAAGAAACTTCACAAAACgagtaattaaattaaaaagcTCAAATAAAGTAATTCAGGCAAAACCAATAGCAAAAATCCTGAGCCGCCATGGAAAACCAAGGCACCTCAACAGAAAGAAAACAGGCTCCAAATCATGCTCGCCACCGCCTGTCAAGTACCCAGTTCTGAGAATGGTTACATGATATACAAGGCAGCGAACAAGAACCTAAAAAGTAAATCAAAGACCAAACTATAGCAGAAGTAAATAAAACAGTGTCTAGATAGCACACTTGATGAAAATAGATAGCATCAGAAACACCAGCATCACACTGCACTGTTCACTTCTTCTTCTGGGCAGCCTTGGTGACTTTGGCACCAGTTGGGTCCTTCTTGTCAACATTCTTGACAACACCGACAGCAACAGTTTGCCTCATGTCTCTCACAGCAAAACGACCCAATGGTGGGTACTCAGCAAAGGTCTCAACAACCATAGGCTTGGTGGGAATCATCTTAACCATACCAGCATCACCATTCTTCAAAAACTTAGGCTCCTTCTCAAGTTCCTTACCTGAACGCCTGTCAATCTTGGTCAAGATCTCAGCAAACTTGACAGCAATGTGGGATGTGTGGCAGTCCAGCACTGGTGCATATCCGTTGCCAATCTGGCCAGGATGGTTCATGATGATGACCTGGGCAGTGAAGCTGGCTGCCCCCTTGGCTGGGTCATCCTTGGAGTTTGAGGCAACATAACCACGCTTAAGATCCTTAACAGCAACATTCTTAACGTTGAACCCAACATTATCACCAGGGAGTGCCTCTTGGAGAGCTTCGTGGTGCATCTCTACAGACTTGACTTCAGTTGTCAAACCAGTAGGGCCAAAGGTTACAACCATACCAGGCTTAATTACACCAGTCTCCACACGACCAACAGGGACAGTTCCAATACCACCAATCTTGTAAACATCCTGAAGTGGAAGACGGAGGGGTTTGTCTGATGGCCTCTTGGGCTCATTGATCTGGTCAAGAGCATCAAGGAGAGTTGGGCCCTTGTACCAGTCGAGGTTAGTAGATCTCTCAATCATATTATCTCCTTCAAAACCAGATATGGGGACAAAGGGGATCTTGTCAGGGTTGTAACCCACCTTCTTGAGGTAGGAAGAAACTTCCTTCACAATTTCATCATACCTAGCCTTGGAGTACTTGGGGGTGGTAGCATCCATCTACAAAAAAATAACAGAATTAGCATGACACATTCTGCTTAAAACAACAATTAATTCCATCTATCAGTAAAAGCAAACCTTGTTGCAGCAGCAAATCATTTGCTTGACACCAAGGGTGAAAGCAAGCAAAGCATGTTCACGGGTCTGACCATCTTTAGAGATACCGGCTTCAAAACCACCAGTGGTGGAGTCAATAATCAGGACAGCACAGTCAGCCTGTGAGGTACCAGTGATCATGTTCTTGATAAAGTCTCTGTGTCCAGGGGCATCAATCACAGTGCAATAGTACTTAGTGGTCTCAAACTTCCACAAGGCAATATCAATGGTGATACCACGCTCACGTTCAGCCTTAAGTTTGTCAAGCACCCAAGCATACTTGAATGACCTCTTATTCATCTCAGCAGCTTCCTTCTCGAACCTCTCGATAACACGCTTGTCAATACCACCAAGCTTATAGATCAAGTGTCCAGTGGTAGTCGACTTTCCAGAGTCGACGTGGCCAATGACCACAATACTGATGTGAATCTTCTCCTTACCCATGATGCCTTAGAAACTGAAGATCATCCAAATAACAGAAAACcaagaattattttttgacaattttggaaaccaaaaataatttctacAAAGAAACAGACATTAAAGAAGACTCAGCTAATGGTTCTCTTTGATACTGAGTAACGAGAAACTTAGATCTAACCTAGAAGAGAAACATACTAGACTAAGCAGTTTTCAAAACATTTCTCCATTACAACAAACATCTATAGAGAATtcagcaaaaaaaaaatcaaaacatacAAATAGTCGTAGATTTATTATTCAATTGATTTCCAAGTGGTTATATAAAAACGATCCATTACAAGGAAATAAACATCAATAGATCTGGTgaaaatcaaatcaaccaagaaaaaataaacatatattaTAAGCTTAAATCAATGTTACATTCACAAAACATCCAATTGAAGTTTATACAAATCAACCAATACATATAATTCAACCATAAGATCACTGCGAAAATACGCAAACGAAAAATGTAATAATCGAACCTTTtgaagaggaagagagagagagagcttcGCTAAACCCCTGGCTGCGCAAAACAAATAAACGAAGCCTTAGGGTTTGAGAAATGCAGAGAGTGATACTCTTTATAGCCCAGGAAGCAATGCTCCACTAGGGCCACTCTTTGGGAATCCACGGCATACATTTACCTAAATGTCCTTGTGTTTTCTCCAATTACAAGAACGTTTAACTCTGTACAAGGGCAATAATTGTAAACCCCGAAATTAGTTTAGAAAATGGAGATTTTTACAAATCCATTCAATTGTGGATCTATTTATTGTACTACTAAAATATTGTACTATTCTATTTGTCAAAAGTTGTAAACGGATGGTTTGTATGAAATGATAGTTTTCACCgtccaagaaaataaaataagactctCTACATTCGACTCTCAATATTATTTTGTTTCATTTCTAATTTAGTattcttatatatttttctatttttataatatgTTAACAGCACCAGTTTCAAACCAACTCAAATCTACTTAAATTGAGattatcttttttcttaaaagttgattaattttctttttgattcaGTTTTCATCAAGTagtaatttatcaaaatttgaatttgtggcacttttgacatttctagaaaaaaaaattatttattattggtACTTGATGTTAAAATCTACCTTACCGCTAAGAGTTTTGTGatacaataattaaaggaaATGAAGCATCAAGTAAGGATAAAACGAATGTTAttattttccttcgtcatcaacTAGATGAAAACTTGAAAgtttgtaatgacccattatgtaattttgagaacgagtcatCTTACCTTCATAAAAGACTTCTTCCCTACatttaaattgagaattttggactattcgataacttcagttaattaattgatgagtgattttaaataattaatttaactgatgggctaaagtattaatttatttaatacttataccacttttcttatatttaataaaataggttagtaggattTGTTAatttagtacataattaattagaaaaagaaggaaataaataataataaaaaaagaaaaataatatatatatatatatataatctgatggcattaagccatcagatgtgcGTATAGAACAGCGACGAACGAGAAACGATTacaaactggaaaaaaaaacatacggagggagaaaaaaaagaaaggggaaaagaaaaataaaggagaagagaaaaatagggattttcattccaaagcgtcaaggtaattattgtCATCCTCTCCATTAAAtttatatgtgattatgaatataacagaaatggaagaggagtttcacttttggatttcgcaaccCTTAACTCTTAATAATTAAAGGAATACCTTGGAACCCATAAGGGATTTCCTTGTCTATATATTATTCCATTCGATCGTTTAGGTCAATTCGAGttttccaaagaaggaggaccacttggtaaccttccatAGTTTGGTgactaagactcagatagattatctactccttaggaaggatgataaatgtctatgcaaagactgtaaggtcatcccaATCGATAACCTTACAACctgacataagctcttggtgatggatttagggatcaagatgatgaggaaaaGGAGGGTAGGGGATGACCAACCTAGGAttagatgggggagtttgaccacggctagtgccctagagatgggagagaaattgaaggatatgggggcctaggATAGTAGCGGGTATGCGAACAGTATGTAGGATAGGgtggctagttgtattagggttgtagcaagagaagtgttgggagtctcaacaggtagtcgtagtcggcatcgagggaactggtggtggaatggagaagtacaaggaaagatggaagcaaagaagatggcgtatgcgaagttgatagaaagcaaggatgaagtggagaagtggacgaatggggaactttataagatagcgaggaaggaggcgaagtcggcggtttcgacggcaaaaatgACAATTTTTGAACGCCTCTacgctgaactagaagagaaaagcggggatagaaaattgttcaagATAACCAAGGTaagggagagaagggcacgcgatgtggatcaagtgaagtgcattaaggatgagcatggaaaagtattggtagacaagatgtaacacccctcaaaaaattttcctaagatccgggccttctttgtacctgtgtggggcccatcgtatttattttgaagtacgtgtttgagttaagatgagtccctgagaagtttaagagcgttggaggtgaggtggggtcattgaggacccctaggaccgagctaagtccaaaggatccgtcgtggctaagtttaggacgagttcacgtaagggtcgactttcaatgaccctatTGTTTGAAAGACGTCATTCCGGGTGGcccattacctatcaaattaaaggtcgtcgagtcttttttccaacgccaccaagaacgtagattttggagttcggggccaaaagatatgacgatccaaagacgaactagcacgacagggatttcaCTTTGGCTTGGGTTACCACTGCTGGAgaaatggccctggcgccgtaagggcgcgacgcgccactatcgcgccaggaacatgcctcagtagtttggtccctggcgcgacacgccactaaaagttgtgcaggtttcaGGCGAAAtcggccttggcgctgtaagggcgcgacgcgccactatcgcgccaagggcgttttagcctattttcagaacattttgagaaggggtaatttgggaacttacccaattatatatatgtagcccttggccttttgggaactcatttggcagccctcactctctctctaaaaagccctaagagctcctctcccttctctctactcttcttctccatttccaacaaaggagtccaagaagcttcaagattagagtcctccattaaagacccaacctcaaggttttcttcaagtcttcactaaggtatgtaaggctaaccaaaacatgggttgagtccacccatgtgccctattcttgttttgaggttagatatccatgaaaatggagtttcttggtatggtacatgcttgaatgagtattgttcccatcttatcaaattattgatgtgttaatgttgttgagataagaggttcctaaaatgagtccttatgtgagtatgagatgatgaggaattgagttgctaaatatgttttgttggtcttgttaattatatagattctataaagtatactattttcttaaaaatgttgcctattataagaatgtcgatttgaagtcttggagatgtgatgagtcacaaagatttttctcaaatagatggaggtaatgattgattttatatctagatgatgttatatgtgcatttaaagcttccttgaagatatgattgagattgagcattgagattgagatttgattgtgatagagttgatgagtcgacaaggttgtaatgagacttgttgatatgagttgattgagttgagttgatggagttttatgagcattgagtcttgggaggagtatcgagcaccgaattgggccagagtatagtccatactcgcacccaatacctgtgttgccaaacgtagggaggaatgaaccgttaaagtcggatgcttccccgagagcttttgtcctgacattataggacctggttggattggatccatgagtgttcgtcgttcatgccctggcaaggtatgaacgagtgtggcaacgacgtcatttcgttgtaccttcactggctcataagtgttggttgtcggttaagagaaactcccaagtaAGTCTTGATagcactctgagtcagattgagttgaattgtatatgattggtccagtctaaatcatactcttgtttagacttaggacatttgattgaattgtcattccttttgagttgagctcccgagttggttgaattattcttccttgatgtttgttgtattcggccattttacatactcgtacattccatgtactgacgccatttggcctgcatcgtttcatgatgcagagacaggtactagagatcatcaaccggcgctccgttgaagatccacttacactttcagccagtcggtgagtcctcctaaatcccggaggatattgggccttcctgtACAGCTTTTGAtggtcttttctttatttagattgtcggtagccatgggcttgtcattggcaccttttagacttgaatagaggcttcatagactgagatgtgaggaggtcgagcggtcatcctgaggattcctattttgattatcgtcttgattgtaaatgtctggccttcggcccttatgatatgagaagtctttcttaaattgagttttctgctgatagaatgtgcttgaatgaatgagtgattgtaacaagtggttcgctcggaggtcagagatggccttcgggtgccggttacgtctagggtaccctcctggggcgtgacaaacatggtattagagcacagagttcaagtgtcctagggagtctatgaagccgtgtctagtagagtcttgcttatgggtgtgttgtgcaccacacttatgagcaggaggctataggacattaggaattgtttcacttctttcatactctaaattcgtgcgatggagttgaactccatgaaacttcctttctaattcgtgcgttcatacgttacagataatgcctcctaaacgtaccgctagccagaggaatattgataatgcagggatgccacagtcagaggcacacccagcaagggctagaggccgacccgcgagatatgcggaggcacctcaagtgccaccTACTCCACCCGCACCCACATCAGAAGCTGAATTTCGAGGGGtaattgccatgctcactcaactaatggCCGCCCGAAGTGGCAATCAAAGCTCGACGACTCTCAGTTCTAGTTCCctggagccatctgctgccgctagaattagagactttctgaggatgaacccaccggcatttacgggttctaaggttgatgaagatccgcagaatttcattgatgaaatgtggaagattctaaaagctatgcatgctaccgaaatc
This Solanum dulcamara chromosome 8, daSolDulc1.2, whole genome shotgun sequence DNA region includes the following protein-coding sequences:
- the LOC129900942 gene encoding elongation factor 1-alpha-like, with protein sequence MGKEKIHISIVVIGHVDSGKSTTTGHLIYKLGGIDKRVIERFEKEAAEMNKRSFKYAWVLDKLKAERERGITIDIALWKFETTKYYCTVIDAPGHRDFIKNMITGTSQADCAVLIIDSTTGGFEAGISKDGQTREHALLAFTLGVKQMICCCNKMDATTPKYSKARYDEIVKEVSSYLKKVGYNPDKIPFVPISGFEGDNMIERSTNLDWYKGPTLLDALDQINEPKRPSDKPLRLPLQDVYKIGGIGTVPVGRVETGVIKPGMVVTFGPTGLTTEVKSVEMHHEALQEALPGDNVGFNVKNVAVKDLKRGYVASNSKDDPAKGAASFTAQVIIMNHPGQIGNGYAPVLDCHTSHIAVKFAEILTKIDRRSGKELEKEPKFLKNGDAGMVKMIPTKPMVVETFAEYPPLGRFAVRDMRQTVAVGVVKNVDKKDPTGAKVTKAAQKKK